A single window of Meiothermus sp. DNA harbors:
- a CDS encoding SinI family restriction endonuclease → MNFEGLLEAAKSIAQKLGKPWDKRLEIILRYCWQSPKQEAFPKIGRLNLHSDTSAYLLRYVGRYLEAREQKLHLRVVGTVADPAVDVILGAFAELKDLSMASEYHRISMAAENLLGELLERYIAECLEPQGWVWCAGNTVRAVDFLRQDLDVALQIKNRDNSENSSSSAIREGTNIQKWFRIYSKTGRTNWENFPFGSGLSEEDFHRYIQDYAKSLK, encoded by the coding sequence ATGAATTTTGAAGGTCTCTTGGAAGCTGCCAAAAGTATCGCTCAAAAGCTAGGGAAACCCTGGGACAAACGCCTCGAGATCATCCTGCGCTACTGCTGGCAAAGCCCTAAACAAGAAGCATTTCCCAAAATTGGGAGGCTTAATCTGCATAGCGATACCAGTGCTTACCTACTTCGGTACGTTGGACGTTATTTGGAAGCTCGGGAACAGAAGTTACATCTGCGAGTTGTGGGAACCGTTGCAGACCCTGCTGTGGACGTTATCCTGGGGGCATTTGCTGAGCTAAAGGACTTATCCATGGCCTCGGAATACCACCGCATTTCTATGGCTGCCGAGAACCTGCTAGGTGAGCTGCTCGAGCGCTACATTGCCGAGTGCCTCGAGCCGCAGGGCTGGGTCTGGTGTGCAGGAAACACCGTGCGCGCGGTGGACTTCCTTCGCCAGGATCTCGATGTTGCGCTGCAAATTAAGAACCGGGACAATAGCGAAAACAGCTCCTCCTCGGCTATTCGTGAGGGAACAAACATCCAGAAGTGGTTTCGCATTTATTCAAAAACCGGCAGAACCAACTGGGAGAACTTTCCTTTTGGATCTGGCCTTAGCGAGGAAGATTTTCATAGGTATATCCAAGATTACGCGAAGAGCCTAAAATAA
- a CDS encoding DNA cytosine methyltransferase: MHRLSHISLFSGALGLDLGLEQAGFETLAFVELDPVARQTIHLNLNRLNRSAVVLEDVTRITAQDLLEATGLQVGEATLVSGGPPCQPFSTAGRRAAIQDPRGSLFRDFVRLIEGIQPRFFVMENVRGLLSAAIRHRPIEQRGKGARPYEPDELPGSAFQVILDEFERLGYTYVYGLLNAADYGVPQIRERVIIIGSRDHEPIALPKPTHSQNGSGLPRWRTLREALEGLRDPEPQYPPYPESRLRFLRLIPEGGNWRSLPPELLPEAMGGALHSGGGKVGFYRRLAWDKPSPTITTSPAQKATDMCHPSELRPISVREAARIQGFPDDWVFCGSMADQYRQIGNAVPLGLGKAIGDSLIATLRGENKTPVRQVGLFEVVRL, translated from the coding sequence ATGCATCGTTTATCACATATTTCTCTGTTCTCCGGCGCGCTGGGTTTGGATTTAGGCTTGGAGCAAGCGGGTTTTGAAACGCTGGCCTTTGTTGAGCTCGATCCTGTCGCTCGCCAAACCATTCATCTCAACCTAAACCGCCTGAACCGCTCAGCCGTCGTATTAGAAGATGTAACACGGATAACCGCGCAAGACTTGCTCGAGGCAACCGGTCTGCAGGTAGGTGAAGCCACCCTGGTTTCGGGGGGTCCCCCCTGCCAACCCTTTAGCACGGCGGGCCGTCGCGCAGCCATACAAGACCCTAGGGGCAGTCTGTTTCGGGATTTTGTGCGTCTGATTGAAGGAATACAGCCGCGTTTTTTCGTCATGGAAAACGTCCGCGGCTTGCTCTCGGCGGCCATTCGCCACCGTCCCATCGAGCAGCGGGGGAAGGGGGCACGTCCCTATGAACCCGACGAGCTACCTGGATCGGCCTTTCAGGTAATTCTGGATGAGTTCGAGCGGCTTGGCTACACCTATGTATACGGTCTGCTCAATGCTGCCGACTATGGCGTGCCCCAGATTCGTGAGCGGGTCATTATTATCGGCAGCCGCGACCACGAGCCCATTGCCCTGCCCAAGCCCACCCACAGCCAGAACGGCTCGGGACTTCCCCGATGGCGGACTTTACGGGAAGCCTTGGAGGGCCTGCGCGACCCAGAACCCCAATACCCGCCCTATCCCGAGTCGAGGCTGCGTTTCCTCCGACTGATTCCAGAAGGAGGTAACTGGCGTAGCTTGCCACCTGAACTCCTCCCAGAAGCCATGGGCGGGGCCCTCCACTCGGGGGGCGGAAAAGTGGGTTTTTATCGCCGCCTAGCCTGGGATAAACCCTCCCCCACGATTACGACCAGCCCCGCCCAAAAAGCCACCGATATGTGTCACCCAAGCGAGCTGCGGCCCATTAGCGTCCGGGAAGCAGCCCGCATTCAGGGCTTTCCGGACGACTGGGTGTTTTGTGGCTCCATGGCAGATCAGTATCGCCAGATCGGAAACGCAGTACCGCTGGGCTTGGGTAAAGCCATCGGAGACTCGCTCATCGCCACTTTGCGGGGAGAGAACAAAACCCCTGTGCGGCAGGTGGGGCTGTTTGAAGTAGTTAGGTTATAG